A window of Gemmatimonadota bacterium contains these coding sequences:
- a CDS encoding UDP-2,3-diacylglucosamine diphosphatase, with translation MARPVFFVSDAHLGSSEGPDADRLREERLFDFLRRAGDLQAEAVYILGDLFDFWFEYRHVMPVRYFGVLREIRHLTDRGVPVHFVGGNHDWWVGRTFREAAGMSILRDPVRVEHQGFRLYLSHGDGIAPHGDAGYAFLKRVLRNRVVIGLLRCVHPDLAYSLGAHLSRVSRTHFTGREFRIDAPLAEFVDGALASGHDAFLMGHLHVRHTETRPGGRLFVLGDWMSLFSALRLEDGEFTWEDWRSGAPRADADPWSTRTGGHTDADPAG, from the coding sequence ATGGCCCGCCCCGTGTTCTTCGTTTCCGACGCGCATCTGGGGTCCTCTGAGGGGCCGGATGCCGACCGTCTCCGCGAAGAGCGGCTTTTCGACTTCCTGCGAAGAGCCGGGGATCTTCAGGCGGAGGCGGTCTACATTCTCGGGGACTTGTTCGACTTCTGGTTTGAATATCGCCATGTCATGCCGGTGCGTTATTTTGGTGTGCTCCGTGAAATCCGGCACTTGACCGATCGGGGGGTGCCGGTCCATTTCGTCGGGGGCAACCATGACTGGTGGGTCGGGCGGACCTTCCGCGAGGCGGCCGGAATGTCGATCCTCCGCGACCCGGTCCGTGTCGAGCATCAGGGGTTCCGTCTCTATCTCTCCCACGGGGATGGCATCGCGCCGCACGGGGATGCCGGCTACGCATTTCTCAAGCGCGTCCTTCGGAACCGCGTCGTGATCGGCCTCTTGAGGTGTGTGCATCCCGACCTCGCCTACAGTCTGGGGGCGCACCTTTCGCGCGTGAGCCGCACACACTTCACTGGCCGTGAGTTCCGCATCGACGCGCCGCTTGCGGAGTTTGTGGATGGCGCGCTGGCCTCCGGTCACGACGCATTCCTCATGGGCCACCTTCATGTTCGCCACACGGAAACGCGCCCGGGTGGACGCCTCTTTGTGTTGGGTGACTGGATGTCGCTGTTCTCGGCACTTCGACTGGAGGACGGCGAGTTCACATGGGAGGACTGGCGTTCAGGTGCCCCCCGGGCCGATGCGGACCCCTGGAGCACGCGCACCGGCGGGCATACGGACGCGGACCCCGCAGGCTGA
- a CDS encoding PorV/PorQ family protein, producing MMQRFFCRGAGGSVRIAFACVSIAVLSHTPASAASPGDTGLAFLKIGVGARAAGMGEAYVAVAQDATSQHWNPAGIATARGLEVHASHNEWISDVRYEWLAAVKGLRGHAVGVHMALLSMGELEGRDANGDFTENFRAWDMLLGLTYGRRISESLEIGLTGKLLHERIQGFGASGVSMDFGARYRTPVRGLVLAATATNIGTPMKFEHDEFVLPAGMRAGLAYRTRRILEGLILAADAVMPNDADLRGHLGMELRVHEMVALRGGVKLNHDEEMGTAGLGVHYGPYRFDYAYTPFTESSSLGDVHRVSMTWNR from the coding sequence ATGATGCAACGCTTTTTCTGTCGCGGCGCGGGCGGTTCGGTCCGGATCGCGTTCGCCTGCGTGTCGATTGCCGTTCTCTCCCACACCCCGGCGAGTGCCGCCTCTCCCGGAGACACCGGCCTTGCGTTCCTGAAAATCGGCGTGGGCGCGCGGGCTGCGGGCATGGGCGAGGCCTATGTCGCGGTTGCCCAGGACGCCACCTCCCAGCACTGGAACCCGGCGGGCATCGCCACCGCGCGTGGGCTGGAAGTCCACGCCTCCCACAACGAGTGGATCTCCGATGTGCGCTACGAGTGGCTGGCCGCCGTCAAGGGACTTCGCGGCCATGCCGTGGGAGTTCACATGGCGCTGCTCAGCATGGGCGAACTGGAAGGCCGCGACGCCAACGGCGACTTCACCGAGAACTTCCGCGCGTGGGACATGCTTCTCGGGCTGACCTATGGCCGGAGGATTTCAGAGTCACTGGAGATCGGCCTGACCGGGAAGCTCCTCCACGAGCGAATCCAGGGCTTTGGCGCGTCCGGCGTGAGCATGGACTTCGGCGCCCGGTACCGGACGCCCGTCCGGGGACTCGTTCTCGCCGCGACCGCCACGAACATCGGCACACCCATGAAGTTCGAGCACGACGAGTTCGTCCTGCCCGCCGGAATGCGTGCCGGACTGGCTTATCGTACGCGGCGGATCCTCGAAGGGCTGATCCTGGCGGCGGACGCGGTCATGCCGAACGATGCGGACCTGCGGGGCCACCTCGGGATGGAACTTCGCGTCCACGAAATGGTCGCCCTTCGGGGTGGCGTCAAGCTCAACCACGACGAAGAGATGGGAACCGCCGGACTGGGCGTTCACTACGGCCCCTACCGGTTTGACTACGCCTACACGCCTTTCACCGAAAGTTCCAGTCTCGGGGATGTCCACCGCGTGTCCATGACCTGGAACCGCTGA
- a CDS encoding fibronectin type III domain-containing protein: MRRIRIAFVLPHLLAGLLFAGCEDNTLSTCDIPPAVPTGVITVTGDGEVTIFWNPVWEEDVAGYGVYRSATLDGAYVRIATREGVATDYHTDSNVVNGTTYFYAVDAYDLNGNESALSYEDAFDTPRPDGTGILVMAREEVPSSSALDFSLYGTAGFVTSHIAAYADLVVLRDSGVLYAVGTVIGGFPNDIQDMGYTYTMDEISWAPAEGWSISPTGVELIPGHTYVVWTWDSHFAKFRVTEEYFTTPGIPAGVQIDWAYQTDLDNPELSPAYSP; encoded by the coding sequence ATGAGACGGATTCGAATCGCGTTCGTTCTCCCGCACCTGCTTGCGGGCCTGCTCTTCGCGGGCTGCGAAGACAACACCCTGTCCACATGCGACATCCCGCCCGCGGTGCCCACCGGGGTCATCACGGTGACCGGAGACGGCGAAGTGACGATCTTCTGGAATCCTGTCTGGGAAGAGGATGTGGCCGGGTATGGCGTCTACCGGTCGGCCACGCTCGACGGCGCGTATGTACGAATCGCCACTCGCGAAGGCGTGGCGACCGATTACCACACCGACTCCAATGTCGTGAACGGAACGACCTACTTCTATGCGGTCGACGCCTACGACCTCAACGGCAACGAGAGCGCCCTTTCCTACGAGGACGCGTTCGACACCCCGCGCCCGGACGGAACGGGGATTCTCGTCATGGCGCGGGAAGAAGTGCCCTCTTCCTCCGCGCTCGACTTCTCCCTCTACGGGACGGCGGGGTTTGTGACCTCCCACATTGCGGCCTATGCGGACCTGGTGGTTCTTCGCGACAGCGGCGTGCTCTACGCCGTGGGAACGGTCATCGGCGGTTTCCCCAACGACATCCAGGACATGGGCTACACCTACACCATGGACGAGATCTCCTGGGCACCCGCGGAAGGCTGGTCCATCTCCCCGACCGGCGTGGAACTGATCCCCGGGCACACTTATGTGGTGTGGACCTGGGATTCCCACTTCGCGAAGTTCCGCGTAACGGAGGAGTACTTCACAACCCCGGGGATTCCGGCAGGCGTCCAGATTGACTGGGCCTACCAGACCGACCTCGACAATCCGGAGTTGTCGCCCGCTTACTCCCCATAG
- a CDS encoding sulfatase has translation MLPPAITERARRSGVLATLAILLGAVAGLADGLLAAGGALPFARLPAAASLGAVLALAGLLPALPLLVAPAWRASRALAGGVVWLACLPGVLAVGKLLYKRLPWDAADAAVALGLVAALAAGGALGAVAIGVPLRGRGGRANRALLRVAPLAALLLLPMALRLAPGSAPKGSGSGPNLLVLTIDTIRTDSFGMCGNPSARTPHTDRIARRATLYPVCVAPSPWTLPSLASLLTGSHPGEHRMLEELSGLSADVPTLAEACRDAGMRTGAIVSNPWLATGNLSRGFDTFDVAERVEPVADLSGMRICRALTKVLLRFFALDCAETLSASGMRWVHSGEGRWFLWLHYFDPHLPNWPGFPWDRLFGPPPVHVGASLTVEEIRAGSFPGGDGGRAEIARLYEGEVARTDAGIGRVWRFLEGRGELATTAIVLSGDHGEELWDHAGYGHGHAMFDEVVRVPLIIRPAKGGAPVVARGLGRIVDLAPTAAGVAEVPLPTHPAFRGNDLTSMPPATAAFGEAVLYGEEQKFLRTARWKAVLPAGATTIRLFDLHADPAEAVDLAAREAALAESLRVELLEWVARVGSAGAMAARDASDHLDPALVEQLKALGYIR, from the coding sequence TTGCTTCCTCCCGCGATCACAGAACGGGCCCGACGATCCGGCGTTCTCGCCACGCTGGCGATCCTGCTCGGCGCGGTCGCGGGGTTGGCGGACGGGCTCCTCGCCGCCGGGGGAGCGCTCCCCTTCGCGCGGCTTCCGGCGGCGGCATCACTGGGCGCGGTGCTCGCGCTGGCCGGACTGCTGCCCGCGCTGCCGTTGCTTGTCGCGCCCGCGTGGCGCGCCTCCCGCGCTCTGGCGGGTGGAGTGGTGTGGCTCGCGTGCCTCCCGGGTGTTCTCGCTGTCGGGAAACTCCTCTACAAGCGCCTCCCGTGGGACGCCGCCGACGCGGCGGTGGCCCTGGGCCTGGTGGCCGCCCTCGCGGCGGGGGGGGCTCTCGGCGCGGTGGCGATCGGGGTTCCGCTCCGGGGGCGCGGGGGGCGAGCGAATCGGGCACTCCTGCGCGTCGCTCCTCTGGCCGCGCTTCTCCTGCTGCCGATGGCGCTCCGGCTTGCCCCGGGGTCCGCTCCGAAAGGCTCCGGCTCCGGGCCGAACCTTCTGGTCCTGACGATCGACACGATTCGCACCGACTCCTTCGGCATGTGCGGGAATCCCTCGGCTCGAACGCCCCACACCGATCGGATCGCCCGGCGCGCAACCCTCTACCCGGTCTGTGTGGCCCCGTCTCCGTGGACGCTTCCTTCGCTGGCGAGCCTCCTGACGGGAAGCCACCCGGGTGAGCACAGAATGCTGGAGGAGCTGTCCGGGCTGTCTGCGGATGTGCCGACGCTCGCGGAGGCATGCCGGGACGCGGGCATGCGCACCGGGGCCATCGTCTCGAACCCGTGGCTCGCCACGGGGAACCTCTCACGCGGGTTCGACACCTTCGATGTCGCGGAGCGTGTCGAGCCGGTTGCCGACCTGTCCGGAATGCGGATCTGTCGTGCGCTGACGAAGGTGCTCCTGAGGTTCTTCGCGCTGGATTGTGCCGAGACTCTCTCCGCGAGCGGAATGCGGTGGGTACACTCCGGCGAAGGGCGGTGGTTCCTGTGGCTGCACTACTTCGATCCGCACCTGCCGAACTGGCCGGGATTTCCGTGGGACCGACTGTTCGGTCCGCCGCCGGTGCATGTGGGTGCTTCGCTGACCGTGGAGGAGATCCGTGCCGGGAGCTTCCCGGGAGGCGACGGGGGGCGCGCGGAAATCGCCCGCCTCTACGAAGGTGAAGTGGCGCGCACGGACGCGGGGATCGGGCGGGTATGGCGATTCCTGGAGGGGCGCGGGGAGTTGGCGACGACCGCGATCGTCCTGTCCGGGGACCACGGGGAAGAGTTGTGGGACCACGCCGGGTATGGCCACGGACACGCCATGTTCGACGAGGTGGTCCGCGTGCCGCTGATCATCCGCCCGGCGAAGGGAGGTGCGCCGGTGGTGGCTCGCGGGCTGGGCCGCATCGTGGACCTTGCGCCGACGGCGGCGGGTGTGGCGGAAGTGCCGCTCCCGACCCACCCCGCGTTCCGGGGCAACGATCTGACCTCCATGCCTCCCGCGACCGCCGCCTTCGGGGAAGCGGTGCTGTACGGCGAGGAGCAGAAGTTCCTGCGCACCGCCCGCTGGAAAGCGGTCCTCCCCGCCGGAGCGACCACCATCCGCCTCTTCGATCTGCATGCGGACCCCGCCGAAGCCGTGGACCTCGCGGCCCGGGAAGCCGCACTGGCGGAGTCGCTTCGCGTGGAGCTCCTGGAATGGGTGGCGCGCGTCGGATCCGCCGGAGCGATGGCCGCCCGCGACGCGAGCGACCACCTCGACCCCGCACTTGTGGAGCAGCTGAAGGCACTCGGATACATCCGCTAG
- a CDS encoding DUF2203 family protein yields METRPDPRIFSIPEANRALGFLRAALPRIHGMLESIEGVETRLSVLGLICGRSVMPGNPDLGEYMDTRTRYHRNIDCLDRLVSGLEGRGYLLRDVADGVVHFCALRGKQPVLLCWCQKESEVCHWHDLKEYRKNGERAARHDMCSWKRDKG; encoded by the coding sequence ATGGAAACCCGACCTGACCCGCGGATCTTCTCGATCCCCGAAGCCAACCGTGCGCTCGGTTTCCTTCGCGCGGCCCTTCCCCGGATTCACGGCATGCTCGAGTCCATCGAGGGCGTGGAGACCCGTCTCTCTGTACTGGGACTCATCTGTGGTCGCAGCGTGATGCCCGGGAATCCCGACCTCGGCGAGTACATGGACACTCGCACGCGATACCACCGGAACATCGATTGTCTCGACCGGCTCGTGTCCGGGCTGGAAGGGCGCGGTTATCTGCTCCGCGATGTGGCGGACGGGGTGGTTCACTTCTGCGCGCTCCGGGGGAAGCAGCCGGTGCTTCTGTGCTGGTGCCAGAAGGAGAGCGAGGTCTGCCACTGGCATGACCTGAAGGAGTACCGCAAGAACGGAGAGAGGGCCGCACGCCACGACATGTGTTCGTGGAAGCGCGACAAGGGCTAG
- a CDS encoding Smr/MutS family protein, producing MTRPEDPGEVEVPITGELDLHTFHPSETKDLVTEYLRACRERGILEVRVVHGKGTGALRETVHAALRGISFVRDFRLAGEAAAGWLPFDGVGRRGGWGATMVRLWGADDEPREKHR from the coding sequence GTGACCCGGCCGGAGGACCCCGGCGAGGTGGAGGTCCCCATCACGGGCGAACTGGACCTGCACACCTTTCACCCTTCCGAAACAAAGGACCTGGTGACCGAGTATCTGCGTGCCTGCCGGGAGCGCGGGATTCTGGAAGTGCGCGTGGTTCACGGAAAGGGAACCGGCGCCCTCCGTGAGACGGTTCATGCCGCGCTTCGGGGGATTTCGTTTGTGAGGGACTTTCGTCTGGCAGGCGAGGCTGCCGCCGGATGGCTGCCCTTTGACGGGGTGGGCCGCCGGGGCGGTTGGGGCGCAACGATGGTGCGCTTGTGGGGCGCAGACGACGAGCCACGCGAAAAACACCGCTGA
- a CDS encoding HD family hydrolase: protein MTPPNRAWVEDLLNLKRTPRTGWFRVGVDRPESVADHSFSAALLAWRLARDGGGGLDAGKVLLMALLHDFHEAQMTDIPTPAKKHFPPEAIAGTEAAVIREQWGDDPASRELLRELEQGESAEAKLVWAVDHLEFLLQAIRYRRAGYRDTAPMFVRMKDGPAWTHPITRPVLEDYLADLSDDPETP from the coding sequence GTGACGCCGCCGAACAGAGCGTGGGTCGAAGACCTGCTGAACCTCAAGCGCACGCCGCGCACCGGGTGGTTTCGTGTGGGGGTGGATCGTCCGGAGTCTGTCGCCGACCACAGTTTCTCCGCAGCGCTGCTCGCGTGGCGGCTTGCGCGGGACGGCGGGGGGGGACTCGACGCGGGGAAGGTGCTGCTCATGGCGCTGCTGCACGACTTTCACGAAGCTCAGATGACCGACATCCCCACTCCGGCGAAGAAGCACTTCCCGCCCGAAGCGATCGCCGGTACGGAGGCCGCCGTCATCCGGGAACAGTGGGGCGATGATCCCGCCTCCCGGGAACTCCTGCGCGAACTGGAGCAGGGGGAGTCGGCGGAAGCGAAACTGGTGTGGGCCGTGGACCACCTGGAGTTTCTACTGCAGGCCATTCGCTATCGTCGAGCGGGATACCGCGACACGGCACCCATGTTCGTCCGGATGAAGGACGGACCGGCGTGGACTCACCCGATCACGCGGCCCGTGCTGGAAGACTACCTGGCCGACCTCTCCGACGATCCGGAGACCCCGTGA
- a CDS encoding S9 family peptidase: MARNVRVDDVFRQILPAPPAVSPDGTRVVFPVTRLDRAKNRYVSHLHEMPAGGGRSRPLTHGTVSDGAPVWSPDGSRVAFVSDRGESPGIWILPMDGGEPRELFNPGGGPVGALSWSPTGKELVFQHIRVEKLTDEERTKRPAFKHITSLWHKEDGFGWFRGETWTLWRVSFATGKAKALTPGDTHDHSPRWSPDGKRIAFSSARGKDRDRYPDQTDIFVMDRTGRNVRSITPGTGSREVPRWSLDGKHIYWIGYRGGPGEWLRHESEIWRSPASGRGQPQPLNPGHDRWPMNMVGTDTNGSGFGVVLEPYMDGDEERVAFGSDEEGSYRIYSVPARGGARPRLEVGGKLSVLGLSVPAEGCAVYLATTASDLGEFHSVCLNGTGETRRLTKITRPFFRPLRYRKPEEFHIRSGPHDMQCWVVKPPGYRKGRKYPCLIQVHGGPMTQYGETWFHEMQVLAAQGWVVAYCNPRGSSGRGMRFMNCIDGKWGRSDWNDIQNLTNHMARRPYVNARRMGILGGSYGGFMTTWAVGHTNRYRAGVTQRQAGDFWVHYGSSDYGHYRRFSFGANPWEDPDTYHRASPNFFVKNIRTPLLIIHSEGDLRCPIAESEGLFTAMKVLDQAPCEMVRFENEFHGLSRSGKPLNREERLKRIVDWFERYL, translated from the coding sequence ATGGCCCGCAATGTCCGAGTCGACGATGTATTCCGGCAGATTCTCCCTGCGCCCCCCGCCGTTTCTCCGGACGGGACCCGCGTCGTCTTTCCCGTCACGCGTCTTGATCGAGCAAAGAACCGCTATGTCTCCCACCTCCACGAAATGCCCGCGGGCGGCGGGCGCTCACGCCCACTCACGCACGGTACGGTCTCTGACGGCGCTCCCGTCTGGAGTCCGGACGGGAGTCGTGTCGCATTTGTGTCGGATCGTGGAGAGTCACCCGGCATCTGGATCCTTCCGATGGATGGCGGTGAGCCCCGCGAACTGTTCAATCCCGGTGGTGGGCCGGTTGGCGCGCTGTCGTGGTCGCCCACCGGGAAGGAACTGGTCTTTCAGCACATCCGTGTCGAGAAACTCACCGACGAAGAACGCACGAAGCGCCCCGCGTTCAAACACATCACCAGCCTCTGGCACAAAGAAGACGGCTTCGGCTGGTTCCGGGGCGAGACCTGGACCCTCTGGCGCGTGTCCTTCGCGACCGGCAAGGCGAAGGCGCTCACCCCCGGCGACACGCACGACCACTCACCCCGGTGGAGCCCCGACGGGAAGCGGATTGCGTTTTCCTCCGCCCGGGGGAAGGACCGCGATCGCTACCCGGACCAGACGGACATTTTCGTCATGGATCGCACGGGCCGGAATGTTCGCTCCATCACTCCCGGGACCGGCTCCCGCGAAGTCCCGCGCTGGAGTCTCGACGGGAAGCACATCTACTGGATCGGGTACCGTGGCGGTCCGGGTGAGTGGCTGCGGCATGAGAGTGAGATCTGGCGTTCGCCCGCATCCGGAAGAGGGCAGCCGCAACCGCTGAACCCCGGGCATGACCGCTGGCCCATGAACATGGTGGGCACGGACACGAACGGCAGCGGGTTTGGCGTGGTGCTGGAACCGTACATGGACGGTGACGAAGAGCGCGTCGCGTTCGGTTCCGACGAGGAGGGCTCCTACCGCATCTACTCCGTCCCGGCCCGGGGTGGCGCCCGCCCCCGGCTGGAGGTCGGCGGGAAACTCTCCGTGCTCGGGCTCTCCGTTCCGGCCGAAGGCTGCGCCGTGTACCTCGCGACGACGGCCTCCGACCTCGGCGAGTTCCACAGCGTTTGCCTGAACGGGACCGGTGAGACCAGACGCCTCACGAAGATCACGCGCCCGTTTTTCCGCCCGCTTCGGTATCGCAAGCCGGAAGAGTTCCACATTCGAAGCGGCCCCCACGACATGCAGTGCTGGGTGGTGAAGCCGCCGGGGTATCGCAAGGGGCGCAAGTACCCCTGTCTCATTCAGGTCCACGGAGGCCCGATGACCCAGTACGGCGAGACCTGGTTTCACGAAATGCAGGTGCTTGCCGCGCAGGGCTGGGTCGTGGCGTACTGCAACCCGCGCGGCAGTTCCGGACGCGGGATGCGCTTCATGAACTGCATCGACGGCAAGTGGGGCCGCTCCGACTGGAACGATATCCAGAACCTCACCAACCACATGGCCCGGCGCCCGTATGTCAACGCCCGCCGAATGGGCATTCTCGGCGGAAGCTACGGCGGCTTCATGACGACCTGGGCCGTCGGCCACACGAACCGCTACCGCGCCGGGGTGACCCAGCGTCAGGCGGGGGACTTCTGGGTGCACTATGGCTCCAGCGATTACGGGCACTACCGCCGGTTCTCCTTCGGCGCAAATCCCTGGGAGGACCCGGACACATACCATCGCGCTTCCCCCAACTTCTTCGTGAAGAACATCCGAACGCCGCTTCTCATCATTCATTCCGAAGGTGACCTCCGCTGCCCGATCGCGGAGTCGGAGGGGCTCTTCACAGCGATGAAAGTGCTCGATCAGGCGCCGTGCGAAATGGTCCGATTCGAAAACGAGTTTCACGGACTCTCCCGCTCCGGGAAGCCGCTCAACCGCGAAGAGCGGCTGAAGCGGATCGTGGACTGGTTCGAGAGATACCTGTGA
- a CDS encoding flavin reductase family protein, giving the protein MTQRLDPSQHSASELYRLMADVIAPRPIALVTTVSAAGVVNMAPFSWFQAAASSPPLLTLAVARPRPDHPKDTAYHAIESGEFTVSVVTEELAGAANLAAGDFPSDVSEVAVTGVETVPSERVAPPRVANSPVAMECRLERHLALAGGSIDFLIGEVLLFHVDEGVLEQGASPETMPLVARMGGRAWCRTRDRFDLDLPPKAWARGMTADCAKGARPPDPE; this is encoded by the coding sequence GTGACACAAAGACTCGACCCCTCTCAACACTCCGCATCCGAACTCTATCGTCTGATGGCGGATGTGATTGCGCCCCGCCCCATCGCTCTGGTGACGACCGTATCCGCGGCCGGGGTTGTCAACATGGCGCCGTTCTCCTGGTTTCAGGCGGCCGCATCCAGTCCGCCCCTGCTCACGCTGGCGGTGGCGCGCCCGCGACCCGACCACCCGAAGGACACGGCGTACCACGCGATCGAAAGCGGCGAGTTCACCGTGAGTGTCGTCACCGAAGAACTGGCGGGCGCAGCCAATCTGGCTGCGGGAGATTTCCCGTCGGATGTGTCGGAGGTGGCGGTGACCGGCGTGGAGACGGTGCCCTCCGAACGCGTGGCCCCGCCCCGCGTCGCGAACTCTCCCGTGGCGATGGAGTGTCGCCTGGAGAGACACCTCGCGCTTGCGGGGGGCAGCATTGACTTCCTGATCGGGGAAGTATTGCTGTTCCATGTGGACGAGGGGGTGCTGGAGCAGGGCGCCTCACCGGAAACAATGCCCCTTGTCGCCCGCATGGGAGGGAGGGCATGGTGTCGCACGCGCGACCGATTTGATCTGGACCTCCCGCCGAAAGCCTGGGCGCGAGGCATGACGGCGGATTGCGCGAAAGGCGCGCGCCCGCCGGATCCGGAGTGA
- a CDS encoding thrombospondin type 3 repeat-containing protein: MMFARGAGVALALGMLAPAGTGAAIVQVDVRERIFEVTPYLGGLFLDTHSGYASAGGLTGVRAQINNSPHWGLEATLGLGPGFTQEWTEGRLDSYRYYPTYNSQGDAVGLVFTDLQTTETPRTRNATLLAFGGSAHLNLLTGKIRPFLTLGAGFLDDISNRDEDPVGPLSNGYVELGFGMRVHRTDGLAVRLDVKDHIMRKDNLPRRNGQAAYIAALKDLASQGGADGVLGTEPFDPFDHSGRRWLHHIGVTLSVSFPFGWVWKDEDVDLVANRFDECPGTVAGVVVDPVGCGIDSDGDAIFDGLDQCVGTPLGAIVDLQGCPSDMDEDGILDGIDLCDDTPAGAFIDDGGCQYDTDGDGILDGLDVCNSTPTGSAIDDRGCMNDPDEVALLKDGAIVLRGVEYDGPTEDINPVAFARINQIGTMLRKWTTHDKHPLLIEVGVYGGSSRSEWLDIRRAGNMVQYLVEKYQGIAPNNMVSRGHGSVPEESDRELRIEFRVIGPGNAPEEYLPPEETVESPAVVEGPVDGMEDDMEAPEDIPFPGLDDDLE, translated from the coding sequence ATGATGTTCGCACGCGGAGCGGGGGTGGCCCTCGCGCTGGGAATGCTCGCTCCTGCGGGGACGGGTGCTGCCATCGTTCAGGTGGATGTGCGGGAGCGCATCTTCGAGGTCACGCCCTACCTTGGCGGACTCTTCCTTGACACCCACAGCGGGTACGCGTCAGCTGGCGGACTCACGGGCGTTCGCGCTCAAATCAACAACTCGCCCCACTGGGGACTGGAAGCGACGCTCGGCCTCGGGCCCGGATTCACCCAGGAGTGGACGGAAGGCCGCCTGGATTCCTATCGCTATTACCCCACATACAACAGCCAGGGGGACGCAGTCGGCCTGGTGTTCACGGACCTGCAGACCACCGAGACCCCCCGCACCAGAAACGCCACGCTTCTTGCGTTCGGCGGGTCCGCCCACCTCAATCTCCTGACAGGAAAGATCCGCCCCTTCCTGACGCTGGGGGCCGGGTTCCTGGACGACATCAGCAACAGGGACGAAGACCCGGTCGGGCCGCTGTCGAATGGGTATGTGGAGTTGGGATTCGGGATGCGCGTTCACCGAACGGACGGTCTTGCCGTGCGCCTGGATGTGAAAGACCACATCATGCGAAAGGACAACCTTCCGCGCCGCAACGGCCAGGCCGCCTACATTGCGGCGCTCAAAGACCTGGCATCACAGGGCGGGGCGGACGGAGTCCTCGGCACGGAACCCTTCGACCCCTTCGACCACAGCGGGCGCCGGTGGCTTCACCACATTGGCGTGACGCTCAGCGTCTCGTTTCCTTTCGGGTGGGTTTGGAAGGACGAGGATGTCGACTTGGTTGCCAACCGCTTTGACGAATGCCCCGGCACCGTGGCCGGGGTCGTTGTGGACCCCGTGGGGTGCGGGATTGATTCCGACGGAGACGCCATTTTCGACGGACTCGACCAGTGCGTCGGCACGCCACTTGGCGCCATTGTCGACTTGCAGGGCTGTCCCAGCGACATGGACGAGGACGGCATTCTCGACGGAATCGACCTCTGTGATGATACCCCCGCCGGCGCGTTTATCGACGACGGGGGTTGCCAGTATGACACGGACGGAGACGGCATTCTCGACGGGCTCGATGTCTGCAACTCAACCCCCACCGGATCCGCCATCGACGATCGTGGCTGCATGAACGACCCCGACGAGGTCGCGCTCCTGAAGGACGGCGCCATTGTTCTTCGCGGGGTGGAGTACGATGGGCCGACAGAGGACATCAACCCGGTTGCGTTCGCCCGGATCAACCAGATTGGGACCATGCTTCGCAAGTGGACCACCCACGACAAGCACCCGCTCCTCATCGAAGTGGGCGTGTACGGAGGCTCCAGTCGTTCGGAGTGGCTGGACATTCGCCGTGCGGGGAACATGGTGCAGTATCTCGTGGAGAAGTATCAGGGCATCGCGCCCAACAACATGGTGTCACGCGGACACGGAAGCGTACCCGAGGAGTCGGATCGAGAACTGCGGATCGAGTTTCGCGTGATCGGCCCCGGAAACGCCCCCGAGGAGTACCTCCCGCCGGAAGAGACGGTGGAGTCGCCGGCAGTGGTTGAGGGCCCCGTCGATGGCATGGAAGACGACATGGAGGCCCCGGAGGATATCCCGTTCCCTGGACTCGATGACGATCTCGAATAA
- the spoVG gene encoding septation regulator SpoVG, translating to MEITEVRVNLQHEEVLKAFVSITLDDSFVVRGLKVIEGMDGRFVAMPARKKRDGTFQDIAHPINREMRAYLEECVLSAYEDAAQEGILEPEGVAEEAL from the coding sequence GTGGAAATCACCGAAGTCCGTGTCAACCTGCAACATGAAGAGGTTCTCAAGGCCTTTGTGTCCATCACGCTGGACGATTCTTTCGTCGTGCGTGGACTGAAGGTGATCGAGGGCATGGACGGCCGGTTTGTTGCCATGCCAGCCCGCAAGAAAAGAGACGGCACCTTTCAGGACATTGCGCACCCCATCAACCGGGAGATGCGTGCCTACCTGGAGGAGTGTGTTCTTTCCGCCTACGAAGACGCTGCGCAGGAGGGCATTCTGGAACCCGAAGGTGTTGCGGAAGAGGCCCTCTGA